ATGCCGAGCGTCGAGTACGGGCCGACGCGGGCCGCCAGGTACGCGGCATAGTAGGACGGGTGCGAGATGGGCATCGCCGGCTTCTCGGGGTCGAGACAGATCGGCGACACGTAGAGCGAGAACTCCGGGTCGCGCTCGGTCACGAGGAGGCGGCACAAGCCACGTATGGCGACGCCAGGGGCGGCTCGGAAGCTGACCGTGATCCACTCGCTTGGCACTCCCGGCTCGAGGTACACCCTCACGCGGCCGACGCGAACATTCACCTTCCCCCCAGGCTGGTCGAAGCGGATCTCGAGCGGCACCGTGAGCGGCGGAGCGTCGTCGATGAACGGATTCGGAGGACCCGGGATGGTCGTCCGAATGCTGTCGCCGTCTCGCCGCACGACGACACGGCGCCCTTCGTCGGCGTCTGGAGCCGTCGAGGCGCGCGTGGTGTAGCAGGTGAACGTGCCCTGCGTCCCGAGGAGGTCGGGCACGCACATCGCCGCCAGCTGGGCGCCGTAGAACCGCTCGGGAGGGAAGCTGATCGGCACGCGCAGAATCGTGCTCCAGACCCCGTGGTCGCCGAGCAGGCTCCAGAAGGATTTCGAGCGCCGCAGCAGCCGCAGTTCGGGCCGCTGCAGCGGAAGGCGAAACCGCCCCAGCCCGAGTACCCGGGTGATCCTGCCCACGTGCACCGAGGACAGGACGGGAAGGTAGGTACGCGGATCGCGCGTGATGAAGTCGAAGACGTTGTGACGGGCCGGGTTGGTGCCGGTGCTGAACGACGACCAGGCCACCGGCGACACCGGCGGACACGTGGAGCCGAGCGGCGACCACGTTCCGGTCGATGCGAGCCTCGCGAGGTTCGGCAGCCGGCCTTCGGCCATGAGCCGGCCGGTCAGCACGGGGTCCTGTCCATCGAAGCCGACGATCAACAGACGCCTGACGTGCGCCTTCGGCCGGCGGCGACGTGTCACGAGCCGCCACAACGCGCGGAACGGCCACGAGACGAGCACGGCAGCCGCGAGGAGGATGGTCGAGAGCAGGACGAAGAACGAGGAAATCAGGGCGAAGCCGGCCCCCGGGCCGACGTAGGCCTCGGCCGGGGCGGCCGCGCCGAGCACGAGGACGAGCGGCAGGGCGGCTCGCGCGCGCATCGGACTCAGGCCGTCGGCTCGTCGGAGACGTCGAGATAGCCTTCGTGCTCGAGGTGCTCCACGATGCGATGTGCCGCCTCCTCCGGCGAGGTGGCGCTGGCGTCGACGACAATCTCCGCGTCGAGTGGGGGCTCGTACGGATCGGAGATCCCCGTGAACTGCTGGAGCAGGCCCGCACGGGCCTTGGCGTACAGCCCCTTCCGGTCGCGTTGCTCACAGACCTCGAGCGGGGTCGCGAGGTGCACCAGCACGAAGCCCCCGAGCGGCTCGATCATCCGGCGCACGTGCTTCCGCACATCATCGTAGGGGGCGATGGGCGCGCAGAGGGCGATCCCCCCGTGCTTGGTGATTTCCGAGGCCACGTACCCGATCCGCCGGATGTTGAGGTCTCGATGCTCCTTGGAGAACCCCAGCTCCGACGACAGGTGCTTGCGCACGACATCGCCGTCGAGCAGCGTCACGGCGCGCCCGCCGCGCTCGAGCAGCTTGACCCGCAGCACGTTCGCCGTCGTCGACTTCCCCGAGCCGGAGAGCCCCGTGAAGAACACGGTGAAGCCCTGACGCCTTCTCGGCCAGTGGGTGCGCTGCAGCTCCGCGGACACCTCGGGGAACGTGAACCAGGACGGAATTCCGCGCCCCGCGTTCAGGTGCTCCCGGAGCTCCGTCCCGGACAGCTCGAGGACGCGGGCGCCTGCCGGCACCTCCTCCTGCGGCACGTACGTGTCCTCGTCGGCGAGGTACACGAAGGTGTCGAAGGACACCATCGTGATGCCCAGCTCCGCCTCGTGGCGCCGCAGCAGGTGCTGCGCCGCCAGCGGTTCGTAGAACGCCACGCCACGCGAGTCGCGTCCAGGGCCGGCGTGGTCGCGCCCGACGATGAGGTGCGTGCAGCCGTGGTTCTTCCTGATGATGGCGTGCCACACCGCCTCGCGCGGTCCGGCCATGCGCATCGCGAGAGGCAGCAGCGCCAGCTTGACGAGGCCGGCCGGATATCGCGGCAGCACCGCGCGATAGCAGCGCACCCGCGTGTAGTGGTCGATGTCGCCCGGCCTGGTCGTGCCGACCACCGGGTGGAGCAGCAGCTTCGCGTCGGCCTGCCTGGCCGCGCGGAGGGTCATCTCCTGGTGCGCCCGGTGGAGCGGGTTGCGCGTCTGGAAGGCGACGACTCGCTGCCAGCCGAGGTGGTCGAACTCCTGCCGCAGTTGCGCCGGGGTGAAGCGCCACGAGGTGAAGTCGTGGTGCGTGGGAGGTGCCAGCGCCTCGATGCGCCCGCCGGCGCGCCACGGGTGCGCGCCGAGCAGCGACGCAACGCCAGGGTGCGCTTCGTCGAGC
The DNA window shown above is from Acidobacteriota bacterium and carries:
- a CDS encoding bifunctional sulfate adenylyltransferase/adenylylsulfate kinase is translated as MPTPRLIEAHGGTLRSLIVDQHRASALRAASGGWPSLDLSAPQLCDLELLVTGAFSPLTGFMTRADYEPVRDTMRLADGTLWPIPVALDIPADLARSVTIGGPLALRDDEGTLLAVLYVEDLWQPDVEAEARAVLGTLDEAHPGVASLLGAHPWRAGGRIEALAPPTHHDFTSWRFTPAQLRQEFDHLGWQRVVAFQTRNPLHRAHQEMTLRAARQADAKLLLHPVVGTTRPGDIDHYTRVRCYRAVLPRYPAGLVKLALLPLAMRMAGPREAVWHAIIRKNHGCTHLIVGRDHAGPGRDSRGVAFYEPLAAQHLLRRHEAELGITMVSFDTFVYLADEDTYVPQEEVPAGARVLELSGTELREHLNAGRGIPSWFTFPEVSAELQRTHWPRRRQGFTVFFTGLSGSGKSTTANVLRVKLLERGGRAVTLLDGDVVRKHLSSELGFSKEHRDLNIRRIGYVASEITKHGGIALCAPIAPYDDVRKHVRRMIEPLGGFVLVHLATPLEVCEQRDRKGLYAKARAGLLQQFTGISDPYEPPLDAEIVVDASATSPEEAAHRIVEHLEHEGYLDVSDEPTA
- a CDS encoding alkaline phosphatase family protein, with amino-acid sequence MRARAALPLVLVLGAAAPAEAYVGPGAGFALISSFFVLLSTILLAAAVLVSWPFRALWRLVTRRRRPKAHVRRLLIVGFDGQDPVLTGRLMAEGRLPNLARLASTGTWSPLGSTCPPVSPVAWSSFSTGTNPARHNVFDFITRDPRTYLPVLSSVHVGRITRVLGLGRFRLPLQRPELRLLRRSKSFWSLLGDHGVWSTILRVPISFPPERFYGAQLAAMCVPDLLGTQGTFTCYTTRASTAPDADEGRRVVVRRDGDSIRTTIPGPPNPFIDDAPPLTVPLEIRFDQPGGKVNVRVGRVRVYLEPGVPSEWITVSFRAAPGVAIRGLCRLLVTERDPEFSLYVSPICLDPEKPAMPISHPSYYAAYLAARVGPYSTLGIAEDTAALNAGVIDERAFLRFTHDIDGERQAMFLSALDRLREGLLVCVFDATDRIQHMCWRDLERTQPARLPGTTAARPNAIEDVYARNDALVGRVLDRLGPDDVLMVLSDHGFTAFRRGVNLNGWLREQGYLVLADGADGTADWFRHVDWSRTRAYALGLTSLFLNVEGRESTGIVPPGEPAAALRRELAGRLTGLVDDETGDVAIREVFDASSVYSGPYLEHAPDLIVGCNHGYRVSWGSASGRVAGPVFEDNTRPWSGDHSVDARLVPGVLFCNRRIDVADPSLVDIAPTALALFGVTPPPYMEGRPLFAVAAEPGR